ACCAGCGATGCTTCGTGGGCCCAGTACTCGACCAGCCGCCGTGGCGGCTTCTCCGAGGCGCGCTTCAGCAGGTCGATGTCGTAAGGGCCGAGGCGTGAGAAGAGCGGCATCAGGTGGGCCCGGGCCAGCACGTTGACCGAGTCGATCTGGATCAGACCGATCTGGTCGATCACGCCCTGGACCTGGCGCATCGTGACCGGCCCGTTGGGGCGGGGCCTGGCAAATCCCTGGGCGGCGAGAGCGATGCGCCGGGCCTGCGCCTGGCTCAGTCTCCTGGGTGGGTTCGGTGGCACCGCACCATCATGACTGAGCGGTTCTGACCGCCCGGGAAAGCAACGACTGGCGAACGTCCGCCATTCATGGAAGGATGGATTTGTGAAGGGGAGCGAGGTAACCGCAGCCCAGGCCAGGCGGAACGTGACAATGACCGCCGCAATTGCGGGCCTTGCTGGCCTGTTGTTCGGTTACGACACCGGCATCATCGCCGGCGCACTGCTCACGATCACTCCTGATTTCAACCTCACGAGCCTTCAGTCCGGAATGGTCGTCGGCGCGGTGCCGATCGGCGCGGTCTTCGGTGCCTGGTTCGCCAGCCGCGGGGCCGACAAGTACGGCCGCCGCTCACTGATCCTCGCCTCGGCCACCATCTTCATCGTCGGTGCCATCGTCTCGGCGGTGGCGCAGGAGTCCGCGCTGCTGATCGTCTCGCGGGTCGTGATCGGCTTCGGCATCGGTGTCGCTTCGGCGGTGGCCCCGGTCTACATCTCCGAGATCGCCCCGGCCGACATGCGTGGCCGCCTCGTCACGTTCTTCCAGCTCGCGGTCACCGTCGGCATCCTGGTCGCCTACCTGGTCGGCCTCGCCTTCTCCAGCGTCGACGAAGGCTGGCGCTGGATGCTTGGTCTCGGCGCGGTGCCTGCGGCCTTCCTCTTCTTCGGCGTCTTACGACTTCCGTCCAGCCCACGCTGGCTGATCATGAAGGGCCGGCGTGACGATGCCGCCGAGGCTCTGCGCACGGTCAGGACCGGTGGCGAAGAGGCGATCAACCGCGAGCTCGAAGAAATCAAGGTTTCGATGGACCAGGATGCCGATACGGGCAGCTGGAAGGACCTGATGCGACCGGCGATCAAGGCAGCGCTGCTGGTCGGCATCGGCCTCGCGATCCTCCAGCAGATCACCGGCATCAACACGGTCATCTACTACGCGCCGACGATCATCCAGGACACCGGCATCGATTCCGACTCCTCGGCGATCCTGGCTTCGCTCGGCGTCGGCATCATCAACGTGGTCATGACAGTCGTCGCGCTGCGCCTGCTCGACAAGCGCGGACGCCGCGAAATGCTCTTTATCGGTGTTGCCGGCATGTCGCTCTCGCTGTTCCTGCTCGGTTGCGCCTTCCTCGGCGAGACCGGCACGATCACCACGGTCATCGCGGTCGGCAGCCTGATGCTCTTCGTCTCCTCCTTCGCGATCAGCCTCGGCCCGATCTTCTGGCTGCTGAACGCCGAGATCTACCCGCTTTCGGTGCGCAGCAAGGCCGCTTCGGCCGGCACCATGACCAACTGGTTCTTCAACTTCCTGGTTTCTCTGACCTTCCTGCCGCTGATCGACCTCGCCGGACAGACCGGAACCTTCTGGCTCTACGGGGCAATCGGTCTGGTCACCCTCTGGTTCTGCTGGCGCTTCGTGCCGGAGACCAAGGGCCGCTCGCTGGAACAGATCGAATCGATCTTCCAGCGCCGCGCCGAGAAGTAACGGCCCGGGTACTACCGCCGGGTTTCCGGCAATACAATCGGGGGATGTCACAGACTCCTTCATGCTCGATCCGGGACTTCCGGCCCGAGGACGCCGAAGCGGTGCACCGCTGGTTCAACAACCGCGAGGCGACCAGAACCCTGATGGAACAGCGCGATTCCTTTTCGATGGAGAACGCGATCGGCTGGACCGCGAACGCCGCCGGGCAATCGGGCGAGGACCGGAAGTACGCGATCGAGGTGCCGGGGCGGACGCAGCCGATCGGATTCACCGCGCTCTACGGCCTCTTCCGCCAGACGGCGCCCGAGCTGGGCGCGCTGATCGGGGATGAGGTCCGCGGCAAGGGGGTCGGCCGCTGGGCCGAGCGCCTCACCGTGACCAAGGCCTTCGAGGAATTCGGGGCCCACCGGGTGTACGGCCGCATCCCTTCCTTCAACACCGCGGCCAAGCGGGTCGTTGCCGCCCAGGGCTGGCGGCACGAAGGCACCATGCCCGACCACATCAAACGGCCCGACGGCACTCTCCTCGACTGCGAAGTCTGGGGCGTCAATCCGGATCAGTTCTTCGCCGCGGTGGCCAAGTGGTGACCCGCTGCGTCCCGGCCGGAG
This genomic window from Thermoleophilia bacterium contains:
- a CDS encoding sugar porter family MFS transporter gives rise to the protein MKGSEVTAAQARRNVTMTAAIAGLAGLLFGYDTGIIAGALLTITPDFNLTSLQSGMVVGAVPIGAVFGAWFASRGADKYGRRSLILASATIFIVGAIVSAVAQESALLIVSRVVIGFGIGVASAVAPVYISEIAPADMRGRLVTFFQLAVTVGILVAYLVGLAFSSVDEGWRWMLGLGAVPAAFLFFGVLRLPSSPRWLIMKGRRDDAAEALRTVRTGGEEAINRELEEIKVSMDQDADTGSWKDLMRPAIKAALLVGIGLAILQQITGINTVIYYAPTIIQDTGIDSDSSAILASLGVGIINVVMTVVALRLLDKRGRREMLFIGVAGMSLSLFLLGCAFLGETGTITTVIAVGSLMLFVSSFAISLGPIFWLLNAEIYPLSVRSKAASAGTMTNWFFNFLVSLTFLPLIDLAGQTGTFWLYGAIGLVTLWFCWRFVPETKGRSLEQIESIFQRRAEK
- a CDS encoding GNAT family N-acetyltransferase, yielding MSQTPSCSIRDFRPEDAEAVHRWFNNREATRTLMEQRDSFSMENAIGWTANAAGQSGEDRKYAIEVPGRTQPIGFTALYGLFRQTAPELGALIGDEVRGKGVGRWAERLTVTKAFEEFGAHRVYGRIPSFNTAAKRVVAAQGWRHEGTMPDHIKRPDGTLLDCEVWGVNPDQFFAAVAKW